One part of the Archangium lipolyticum genome encodes these proteins:
- a CDS encoding peroxiredoxin has protein sequence MLIPMLVAGLLAGATPQVGEVAPEFTVEDTTGKTYTLSQMVKNGPVILAFFPKAFTSGCTRELTAYRERYAEIEKLSGQVLAVSMDDKETLTKFKESLKAPFAFIPDPEGKLASLYDVKTSDEARAPGMKFANRFTFVIGEDGKVLKVESGKDAIDPAGAIASCPMRKQKADTARDAGAKQAQPQKK, from the coding sequence ATGCTCATCCCCATGCTCGTGGCGGGCCTCCTCGCGGGAGCCACGCCCCAGGTCGGAGAAGTCGCTCCTGAGTTCACGGTGGAGGACACCACCGGCAAGACGTACACGCTGTCCCAGATGGTGAAGAACGGGCCGGTCATCCTGGCCTTCTTCCCCAAGGCCTTCACCAGCGGGTGCACGCGGGAACTCACGGCGTACCGCGAGCGGTACGCGGAGATCGAGAAGCTCAGCGGGCAGGTGCTCGCCGTCAGCATGGACGACAAGGAGACGCTGACGAAGTTCAAGGAGTCGCTGAAGGCGCCGTTCGCGTTCATCCCGGATCCGGAAGGAAAGCTGGCGAGCCTCTACGACGTGAAGACGTCCGACGAGGCGCGGGCGCCGGGGATGAAGTTCGCCAACCGCTTCACGTTCGTGATTGGCGAGGACGGCAAGGTCCTGAAGGTGGAGTCCGGCAAGGACGCCATCGACCCGGCCGGGGCGATTGCCTCCTGCCCGATGCGCAAGCAGAAGGCCGACACGGCCAGGGACGCGGGCGCGAAACAGGCCCAGCCCCAGAAGAAGTAG
- a CDS encoding phosphoenolpyruvate carboxylase, which yields MKTPDPSTAHLRKVERDLDFLLDCFREVLEELGEQEVARSLPSRGGARAAPAHLPARMVQAYSMAFHLLNMAEENTAAQQRRVRESTEGVTAEPGLWGHVLRHVKELGLEARQLSEVLPQVRVEPVLTAHPTEARRASVLEHQRALYLLLVKRENQMWTPLEQQAIRQDCKRVLELLWRTGEIFLEKPDVASELRNVIHYLRNVFPEALPMLDRRLQQAWEAVGFDPEPLRNPRNLPRLSFGDWVGGDRDGHPFVTAQVTHHTLGELRLNALAVLHQRLIGLSARLSLSNRLQPVPPALTARITEMAEPLGERGRRAVQRNPDEPWRQFLNLMVARLPLDMSRTEAARLEDEPGRYREASELAADLDLLRESLIAIGAGRLAGSEVQPLLRTVRTFGFHLAALDIRQNSHFHDLAVGELLAAAGLEGADFVDWDEARRLAFLERELASPRPFALTGASIGPHADAVLECYRVLAGHLKAYGPAGLGSLIVSMTRSLSDLLVVYLLAREAGLVVHTPKGLVCHLQVVPLFETIDDLKRSPEILSSFLEHPLTKRSLAWQKKAAGEGQPVQQVMIGYSDSNKDGGILASQWGLYRAQEALAAEGQRNGVRLRFFHGRGGTISRGAGPTHRFLSALPPSSFQGDLRMTEQGETISQKYANLISAVYNLELLLAGTTEATLLARHGARKAHPLEPLMDGLAETSRHAYEALVQGEGFIGFFAQATPIDVIESSKIGSRPARRTGKRTLADLRAIPWVFSWSQARFFLSGWYGVGSALEALRSAQPEAFALLKEQALDWYPSKYVFTNVSTTILSADVEVMREYAALVEDGAVRERVMGMIQDEYARTRRMLEAIWGGPLEECRPHIYQTLRMRQPWLGVLHQQQRELLRTWRELRKGEKQAEAEHLLPQLLLTVNAIAGGLRTTG from the coding sequence ATGAAGACCCCTGACCCCTCGACAGCCCACCTGCGGAAAGTGGAGCGCGACCTGGACTTCCTCCTCGACTGCTTCCGGGAGGTGCTCGAGGAGCTGGGCGAGCAGGAGGTTGCCCGGAGCCTCCCCAGTCGCGGCGGGGCGCGGGCCGCGCCGGCGCACCTCCCCGCGCGCATGGTTCAGGCGTACTCCATGGCCTTCCATCTGCTCAACATGGCCGAGGAGAACACGGCTGCCCAGCAGCGCAGGGTGCGCGAGTCCACCGAGGGAGTGACGGCCGAGCCAGGACTTTGGGGCCACGTGCTGCGCCATGTGAAGGAGCTGGGCCTGGAGGCGCGGCAGCTGTCCGAGGTGCTTCCCCAGGTGCGTGTCGAACCGGTGCTCACCGCCCACCCCACCGAGGCGAGGCGTGCCAGCGTGCTGGAGCACCAACGCGCCCTCTACTTGCTGCTCGTCAAGCGCGAGAACCAGATGTGGACGCCGCTGGAGCAGCAGGCCATCCGCCAGGACTGCAAGCGGGTGTTGGAGCTGCTGTGGCGTACCGGGGAGATCTTCCTCGAGAAGCCAGACGTGGCCTCCGAGCTGCGCAATGTCATCCACTACCTGCGCAACGTCTTCCCCGAGGCACTGCCCATGCTGGACCGGCGGCTGCAGCAGGCCTGGGAGGCGGTGGGCTTCGACCCCGAGCCGCTGAGGAACCCACGCAACCTGCCACGCCTGTCCTTTGGTGATTGGGTGGGTGGAGATCGGGACGGACACCCGTTCGTCACCGCGCAGGTGACCCACCACACGCTCGGCGAGCTGCGGCTCAACGCGCTCGCGGTGCTCCATCAACGGCTGATCGGCTTGAGCGCCCGGCTGAGCCTCTCCAACCGGCTGCAGCCCGTGCCCCCCGCGCTCACGGCCCGTATCACCGAGATGGCGGAGCCGCTGGGTGAACGTGGCCGGCGGGCCGTCCAGCGCAACCCGGACGAGCCCTGGCGGCAGTTCCTCAACCTGATGGTGGCGCGGCTGCCGCTGGACATGAGCCGCACCGAGGCCGCGCGGCTCGAGGACGAGCCCGGCCGCTACCGGGAGGCCTCCGAGCTGGCCGCGGACCTGGACCTGCTGCGCGAGTCACTGATAGCCATTGGCGCGGGCCGGCTGGCCGGGAGCGAGGTGCAGCCCCTCCTGCGCACGGTGCGGACCTTTGGTTTCCATCTGGCGGCCCTGGACATCCGGCAGAACAGCCACTTCCACGACCTGGCCGTGGGGGAGCTGCTCGCCGCGGCCGGCCTGGAGGGGGCGGACTTCGTCGATTGGGACGAGGCACGGCGTCTGGCCTTCCTCGAGCGGGAGCTGGCCTCGCCCCGCCCGTTCGCGCTCACGGGAGCGTCCATCGGCCCCCATGCGGACGCGGTGCTGGAGTGCTACCGCGTCCTGGCCGGACACCTGAAGGCCTATGGCCCCGCCGGACTGGGCTCGTTGATCGTCAGCATGACGCGCAGCCTGTCGGACCTGCTCGTCGTCTACCTGCTGGCGCGCGAGGCCGGGCTCGTCGTCCACACGCCCAAGGGACTGGTGTGCCACCTGCAGGTGGTGCCCCTCTTCGAGACCATTGACGACCTGAAGCGCAGCCCGGAGATCCTCTCCTCCTTCCTGGAGCACCCGCTGACGAAGCGCAGCCTGGCCTGGCAGAAGAAGGCTGCGGGCGAGGGGCAGCCGGTGCAGCAGGTGATGATCGGCTACAGCGACAGCAACAAGGACGGCGGCATCCTGGCCAGCCAGTGGGGCCTCTACCGCGCGCAGGAAGCATTGGCCGCGGAGGGCCAGCGCAATGGGGTCCGCCTCCGCTTCTTCCATGGCCGAGGCGGCACCATCAGCCGTGGCGCTGGCCCCACCCACCGCTTCCTCAGCGCGCTGCCGCCCTCCTCGTTCCAGGGCGACCTGCGCATGACCGAGCAGGGAGAGACGATCTCCCAGAAGTACGCCAACCTCATCAGCGCCGTGTACAACCTGGAGCTGCTCCTGGCGGGCACGACCGAGGCCACGCTCCTGGCCCGGCATGGCGCGCGGAAGGCCCACCCGCTCGAGCCCCTCATGGATGGGTTGGCGGAGACGAGCCGCCACGCCTACGAGGCGCTGGTGCAGGGCGAGGGTTTCATTGGCTTCTTCGCCCAGGCGACCCCCATCGATGTCATCGAATCCAGCAAGATCGGCTCACGCCCGGCGCGGCGCACCGGCAAGCGCACCCTGGCGGACCTGCGGGCCATCCCCTGGGTCTTCAGCTGGAGCCAGGCCCGCTTCTTCCTCTCCGGCTGGTATGGCGTGGGCAGTGCCCTGGAGGCCCTGCGGAGCGCTCAGCCCGAGGCCTTCGCCCTGCTGAAGGAGCAGGCCCTGGACTGGTACCCGAGCAAGTATGTGTTCACCAACGTCAGTACGACGATCCTCTCGGCGGACGTGGAGGTGATGCGGGAGTACGCGGCCCTGGTCGAGGATGGGGCCGTCCGCGAGCGGGTGATGGGGATGATCCAGGACGAGTACGCGCGGACGCGGCGCATGCTGGAGGCCATCTGGGGCGGCCCCCTGGAGGAGTGCCGGCCCCACATCTACCAGACCTTACGCATGCGCCAGCCGTGGCTGGGTGTGCTGCACCAGCAGCAGCGGGAGCTGTTGCGCACGTGGCGGGAGCTGCGGAAAGGAGAGAAGCAGGCCGAAGCCGAGCACCTGCTCCCGCAGCTGCTGCTCACGGTCAACGCCATCGCTGGCGGCTTGCGGACGACCGGGTAG